The genomic DNA tcacataggtattcctcttgtccagatgggttagggcagtgtgcagtgtggttgagattgcatcgtctgtggacctatttgggcggtaagcaaattggagtgggtctagggtgtcaggtagggtggaggtgatatggtccttgactagtctctcaaagcacttcatgttgacggaagtgagtgctacggggcggtagtcgtttagctcagttaccttagctttcttgggaacaggaacaatggtggccctcttgaagcatgtgggaacagcagactggtatagggattgattgaatatgtcggtaaacacaccggccagctggtctgcgcatgctctgagggcgcggctggggatgccgtctgggcctgcagccttgcgagggttaacacgtttaaatgtcttactcacctcggctgcagtgaaggagagaccgcatgttttcgttgcaggccgtgtcagtggcactgtattgtcctcaaagcgggcaaaaaggttatttagtctgcctgggagcaggacatcctggtccgtgactgggctggatttcttcctgtagtccgtgattgaccctgccacatgcctcttgtgtctgagccgttgaattgagattctactttgtctctgtactgacgcttagcttgtttgatagccttgcggagggaatagctgcactgtttgtattcggtcatgttaccagacaccttgccctgattaaaagcagtggttcgcgctttcagtttcacgcgaatgctgccatcaatccacggtttctggttagggaatgttttaatcgttgctatgggaacgacatcttcaacgcacgttctaatgaactcgcacaccgaatcagcgtattcgtcaatgttgttgtctgacgcaatacgaaacatgtcccagtccacgtgatggaagcagtcttgcagtgtggagtcagcttggtcggaccagcgttggacagacctcagcgtgggagcctcttgttttagtttctgtctgtaggcagggatcaacaaaatggagtcgtggtcagcttttccgaaaggggggcggggcagggccttatatgcgtcgcggaagttagagtaacaacgATCCAAGGTccttccacccctggttgcgcaatcgatatgctgataaaatttagggagtcttgttttcagattagccttgttaaaatccccagctacaatgaatgcagcatccggataaattgtttccagtttgcaaagagtcaaataaagttcattcagagccatcgatgtgtctgcttgggggggatatatacggctgtgattataatcgaagataattctcttggtagataatgcggtctacatttgattgtgaggaattctaaatcaggtgaacagaaggatttgagttcctgtatgtttctttcatcacaccatgtcacgttagccataaggcatacgcccccgcccctcttcttaccagaaagatgttttttctgtctgcgcgatgcgtggagaaacccgttggctgcaccgcctcggatagcgtctctccagtgagccacgtttccgtgaagcaaagaacgttacagtctctgatgtccctctggaatgctacccttgctcggatttcatcaaccttgttgtcaagagactggacattggcaagaagaatgctagggcgtggtgcacggtgtgcccgtctccggagtctgaccagaagaccgcctcgtttccctctttttcggagtcgtttttttgggtcgctgcatgggatccactccgttgtcctgtttgtaaggcagaacacaggatccgcgtcgcgaaaaacatattcttggtcgtactgatggtgagttgacgctgatcttatattcagtagttcttctcgactgtatgtaatgaaacctaagatgacctggggtactaatgtaagaaataacacgtaaaaaacaaaaaactgcatagtttcctaggaacgcgaagcgaggcggccatctctgtcggcgccggaagtgtctCCGCCGGAAGCTAGCCAATGAGGTAATAGGACTGAACAAAATGTCATCAAAATGGTTAATAACGTCGACACACGAGTAGTTTTAGAACAGCCCACAGCGTGATTTATGAGTGTAGAAGGTCCCGGCGATCCACTATAGGTAGATAAAAATGTTGTGGCGGTAAAATAGGTTAGATCTCTTGACCTGGTAGGGCTAGAAGCAAGCCATTTTCGCTGTAGTTATGGTGCAACCATGACGCTAACGGATTTGCACTCGCTTTACCCTTCATGGCACTCAAAAACAACGGTACAGCGAAGCCTTATCATTACAACAATTATTATCTGGGATACTTTTATCGTAGTCGCACTGTGCTCCTAAAATAAAACCCCTGGTCACACAGCAAAAATATTTGGTTGTACATTCGCCCAAATTGATCGCACTTTAGAGCCCTTCCTGTGTGTTTGcggggtgtgtgtgtacctgtggttcAAGTCGTGCAGCTGGAGCGGTTGTGTGTCTTTCAGggatgtgtgtatgcgtgcatgtACCTGTGAGGTGAAGTCGTGCTGCTGCAGCTGGCGTCCCTCTCTTAGGTCCCAGGAGCGTACGGTGTTGTCCAGCCCCCCCGTCCACAGCTTTGTCCCATCGTTGGAGATGTCAATACAGCTGGCTCCGTCTGTGTGGCCCTGGAACTGTCtgtgataaacacacacacacacacaattaacagATGTTATCAAAAATacgtggtcctgtgtggctcagttggtagagcacagCCCTTGCAATGCCAAGGGCTGTGGGTTCAATTCATATGGAGCCAcccatatgaaaatgtatgcacacatgactgaCCATTAGGGGGATGAAACAATATCTGACACTGGACCAGTGGTTAGAGGCTACAAATTTCTACCTGCTACCTATTGGCAATGTATTCTCCCATGTGGTCCTTACCTGACCAGGGTCTGGTTGTGCAGGTCCCAGACGGCGATGTTCCCATCGCTGCAGCAGGAGAAGCACACCTTGGAGTCAGGGGAGATGGCCAGGGCATAGCAGGCCGGGGCTGAGGAGGTCAGCTCCGCCTTAATGCGTGGAGTGGGCGTGGCTAGGTCCCAGATTGACAGTGTGCTGGCCTCGCCCCCCACGATGAGCGTCCGGCCGTCGGGGAGCAGCCGGCACGAGCGGATATAGTTGTCTCGGTTCTGACAAGCGCGTGCAAAGTTATTTTTGTTCTCTAATACACAAACTATGCACACAAAGtggtacagaaccagtcaaaagtttggacacctactcattcaagggtttttctttatttttactattttctacattgtatatagtgaagacatccaaaatacgaaataacacatatggaattatgtagtaaccaaaaaaagtgttaaacaaatcaaaatatattttatatttgagattcttcaaagtatccaccctttgccttgacagctttgcacattcttggcatgctctcaaccaacttcacctggaatgcttttccaacagtcttgaaggagttcctacatatgctgagcacttggggGCTgctttcttcactctgcggtccatctcatcccaaaccatctcaattgggttgaggtcaggtgattttggaggccaggtcatctgacgtagcactccatcactctccttcttggtcaaatagcccttacacagcctggaggtgtgttgggtcattgtcctgttgaaaaacaaaatgatagtcccactaagagcaaacaacatgggatggtgtatcgctgcagaatgcggaggtagccatgctggttaagtgtgctttgaattttaaataaatcaccaacagtttcaccagcaaagcacaccaacaccacctcctccatgcttcacggtgggaaccacacatgcagagatcatccgttcacctactctgcgtctcacaaagacacagcggttcaaaccaaaaatctcaaatttggactcatcagaccaaaaggacagatttccaccggtctaatgtccattgcttgtgtttcttgaccccaagcaagcctcttcttcttatcggtgtcctttagtaatggtttctttgcagcaatttgaccatgaaggcctgattcacacagtctattctgaacagttgatgttgagatgcgtttgttacttgaactctgtgaagcattttttggggctccaatttctgaggctggtaactctaatgaacttatcctctgcagcggaggtaactctgggtcttcctttcctgtgggaggtcctcatgagagacagttccatcatagcgctcaatggtttttgtgactgcacgaagaaactttcaaaatccgtaattttctgcattgactgaccatcTCTTAGAGTAAtgggctgtcgtttctctttgcttatttgagctgttcttgccatatggactttgtcttttaccaaatagggctctcttctgtataccacccctaccttgtcacaacacagctgatttgctcaaatgcattaaggaggaaagaaattccataaattaacttaccaaggcacacctgttaattgaaatgtattccggGTGACTAATGTACCTcctgaagctggctgagagaatgctaatatatattttgatttgtttaacacttttttggttacttcatgattccatatgtgttatttcacagttttgatgtcctaactattattctacaatgttaaaaatagtaaaaataaagaaaaagtagATTTGTCCAAACTTGACAGGTACTGTAGGTGTATATTTATAGCATGTGCCCTGCCCACAAACACACATCCTGTGATGTTGGTTAAAGAACAATGCTACTGAATACATGCTTCAACTGTGCAATTTTGGATAACAGTGTGTATATTAGGTCTAGCACTCACCAGGCAGTCCAGTTGGGACACAGGACTCTTGTTGCCAGGGTGACTGATGTCCCAGACCTTGACGCAGCCCTTGCCGCCTGTGTAGACATGGCGCGTGGGGTTGCTGATGGTGACAGCACAGACCACCTCACCATGGTTCAGTGTGTTGATCTGGCGTGCATGGCGCGGGATGCCAGGGCCCACCAGGGCATCTGGAGGGAACGGTACCGGCTGCATCTGTCCATCGGCGCTAACATGGAAGGAGTAGGCTCTGAGAGGAGAAGGTTTAGTAAGAGGGGGAAAGGTGGAATTGAGGGGATATTTGTCTTGCTACTACGGAGAACACAGTGCTAAAAGACACTCTCCTACAGTTTATATACGGAACACACGCAACTCACGGTTTGCCTCCAGGGATGCCTGATAAGCTTGGGGGCATTCCAGGGACTCTCATGTGAGGAAGAGGGTCAAAGCCGGCCTGAGGGAGAACACACAGAGGGATGATGAGTACACACAGAGTGATGATGAGGAGTACATGCTCAAACAgccacgggcacacacacacaccagagaaatGAGGTCAGTAGATACAGCAACGGATCCTACATAAACATACCAACATTTAGCCGTTTAGACACGCAATGATCGCACAATATGGAATAAGagacacactagcacacacacccaccataGGGGAGCGTCCGTAGGCAGCCACAGCGGCGGCCGCCGCAGCGCTCATCTGAGGGGACATGTTGTGGAGGCCGGCGTAGCCTGCGCCGGCACTTGCCAGCTCCCCATTCATGGCGGCGTGAGGCAGCATGCCAAACGGCCCGGGGTACGGCCCTGACACCGCCAGCGGAGTCCGCAGACCAGCGGCTAGGGAGTAGACAAGAGCTGTTTTCAGATGGGTTTAATGTATCTGCAGTGCAGTCAGTGTGCAGCATATTCATAACCATATGACACAAAACGCATCATAAAGGCAAGTTTGAACTCTTTACTGAAAGTGCTCCATCTtcaaaacttgactgctgacatgcaaaacatttttgggattgtattaacagtggactaatgaacaaAATATTAAAATATAGTTTGAGTGTAGTATGCCTTTAATTAAACTAAACAAATGCATATTAGTAGGTAGCCTGTACTATAGGCTGTTAGGTATGATTGGAAAAGGTACTGAGGTAAATTAAAATGGGGTGAAGTTTATCTTACTAGGTGGGTGAGGTAGCTCCATGGAGGGGGGCTTGGATAGGCTGGGGCGGAGAGTGGGTGTGGCACTGGGTCCGGGTGTGGAGTCTCCTCGGTGAGTGGGAGTGCTCAACTTCGGTTGAGGCGTACCTGGCTTGTCACGCTGCCATGGAAACATATAGGCTGTCTTTACCCAGATATCACACCATTAAAGGAGAGAGAAATCAAGGGATGGATTGAGAAAGGTGGTAAGAGATAAGATATTCCACCACTCTTTAGAGGGAAATGGGAAGGTCTATTAAaaagtgtgtgtttctgtgaccCAGCATTAAAGACTTCTTCAGACAGCGAAAAGTATTAGTGTATGGAGAGCTTTGGCCACACACACCATTCCCATCTCTTTGGACTTGAGGGAGGAGGAGCTTGCAGAGGAGGCTGTGGAGGCGGGGCTACAGGATGGGTCCTTCTTCAGGAGGCGTGTCTTGTCCAGCCCGTTCTCTCTGGGGGAGGGCAGGGGCGTACCATGAGGGGAGGCAGGATCctggagagggggggggtcatacacacacacacacactgactcacactcAGCGCCCTATTTCCCCTGATGTGAAATTATcatatgcgtcccaaatggcactctatttcttatagagtgcactacttttgaccagggcccattcgGCATCCATAGAGTTGCTTTGAGCCATATAGCGAggcctgattcagaggggttgggttaaatctggaagacacatttcagttgaatgcattcacgtgtgcaactgactaggtatcctccttttCCTTTCCCTAAAAGACCGGCATGTATACGTTAGAAAGAGTCACAGGATGGCCAAAGgacaaccacccgagtcactgcctgctcaccccgctatcatccagaaggtgaggtcagtacaggtgcatcaaagctgggacagagagactgaaaaacagcttctatctcaaggccatcagacagcATAGCCATCAATAACCAGCCTCCACCTGGTTACTCAACTCTGCACCttaagaggctgctgccctatgtatagtggggcaaaaaagtatttagccaccaattgtgcaagttctcccacttaaaaagatgaggcctgaaattttcatcataggtacacttcaaccatgacagacaaaatgaggggaaaaaatccagaaaatcatattgtaggatttttaatgaatttatttgcaaattatggtggaaaataaatatttggtcaataacaaaagtttctcaatactttgttatataccctttgttggcaatgacagaggtcaaacgttttctgtaagtcttcacaaggttttcacacactgttgctggtattttggcccattcctctatgcagatctcctctaaacTCCTCTAgagttttggggctgttgctgggcaacacagactttcaactccctccaaagattttctatggggttgagatctggagactggctaggccactccagaaccttgaaatgcttcttacgaagccactccttcgttgcccgggcggtgtttgggatcattgtcatgctgaaagacccagccacgtttcatcttcaatgtccttgctgatggaaggaggttttcactcaaaatctcacgatacatggccccattcattctttcctttacacggatcagtcgtcctggtccctttgcagaaaaacagccccaaagcatgatgtttccacccccatgcttcacagtaggtatggtgttctttggctgcaactcagcattatttgtcctccaaacacgacgagttgagtttttaccaaaaagttatattttggtttcatctgaccatatgacattctcccaatcttcttctggatcatccaaatgctctctagcaaacttcggACGGGCCtgtacatgtactggcttaagcagggggacacgtctggcactgcaggatttgagtccctggcggcgtagtgtgttactgatggtaggctttgttattttgggcccagctctctgcaggtcattcactaggtccccccgtgtggttctgggattttttctcaccgttcttgtgatcattttgaccccacggggtgagatcttgcgtggagccccagatcgagggagattatcagtggtcttgtatgtcttccatttcctaataattgctcccacagttgatttcttcaaaccaagctgcttacctattgcagattcagtcttcccagcctggtgcagttctacaattttgtttctggtgtcatttgacagctctttagtcttgcccatagtggagtttggagtgtgactgactgaggttgtggacaggtgtcttttatactgataacaagttcaaacaggtgccattaatacaggtacaagtggaggacagaggagcctcttaaagaagaagttataggtctgtgagagccagaaatcttgcttgtttgtaggtgaccaaatacttattttccaccataatctgcaaataaattaataaaaaaatcctacaatgtgattttctggatttctttttctcattttgtctgtcatagttgaagtgtacctatgatgaaaattacaggcctctcatctttttaagtgggagaacttgcacaattggtggctgactaaatacttttttgccccactgtacatagacatggaatcagtGGTCACTTCAATAatagaacactggtcactttaataatgtttaaatatcgttttactcatttcatatgtatttattgtaatgtactgtattttagtcaataccactccgacattgctcgtcctaatattaatatatttcttaattccattcttttactttgagatgtgtgtattgttagataccactgcactgttggagctaggaacataagcatttcactacacctgctaaatacatgtgacaaataaaattagattttatttgacacacacacacacacgtacctcaTTGGAGACATCCACCACCAGGTTGTCATCACtcttctctccatcactatcCTGTGGGGACAAAAGGTTTGTCAATGTCATTCACCgttcacacacacagttatcAACCTCACTGCTGCTGCTTACATAATGACTAGAGTCCttgtcctctactttcctcttcTTGGTGTCGTTGGGGAATTCAGGTCCGTTGCGTCGCTTGTCTGAGTTCCTCAAACTGTCAGCAACCAGCAGGGTATTACTCTGccaaagacaggaagagaggatgtGAATAATGGGCAAGGTGGAAAGAAATAAGGAAATagcagatacagtggggagaacaagtatttgatacactgccgattttgcaggttttcctacttacaaagcatgtagaggtccgtaattttttatcataggtacacttcaactgtgagagacggaatctaaaacaaaattccagaaaatcagattgtatgattttgaagtaattaatttgcattttattgcacaaCATAAGTagttgatacatcagaaaagcagaacttaatatttggtacagaaacctgtgTTTGCaatacagagatcatacgtttcctgtagttcttgaccaggtttgcacacactgcagcagggattttggcccactcctccatacagaccttctccagatccttcaggtttcggggctgtcgctgggcaatatgtactttcagctccctccaaagatgttctattgggattgaacttcttccattttctaataattgcgccaacagttgttggcttctcaccaagctgcttgcctattgtcctgtagcccatcccagccttgtgcaggtctacaattttatccctgatgtccttacacagctccctggtcttggccattgtggagaggttggagtctgtttgattgagtgtgtggacaggtgcagttaatacaggtaaatgagtggagaacaggggagcctcttaaagaaaaacgaacaggtctgtgagagccagaattcttactggttggtagatgagcaaatacttatgtcatgcaataaaatgcaaattaattacttaaaaatcatacgatgtgattttctggaattttgttttagattccatctctcacagttgaagtgtacctatgattaaaaaaatgacagacctctacatgctttgtaagtaggaaaaccaacagcatcggcagtgtatcaaatacttgttctccccactgtatgtgctatAGGCCAAGGTGGGGCTGTCTGCCAGTCTTCAGTCAAAGCCCTTGTGTCATGCAGTCCCCACAACTACACCATTTGGATAGTGGTGGGGTTACACATACATATTCATTTCGGGCACATTGGAGCAACACAGCGAGAAGGCCCTGATTAGTACGAGTTGTTCTGCCGCTCTATCAGTCCTCCCTCTCCTAGCTCTGTCCAGCTTTTACAGCGGCAGCTAAAGGGCAGTGTGTACATCCCCTCCCCCAGTTCCCCTGACTCTGTGGATTAGCCCATCATGTTGGAGTCCATTTAGGCCTAAATCTGTCATTGAAAATGTGCCTCCAGGAGCTACACACAGCCCCAACAGACAGGCCGTGGGGGAGGGagccccccctctttctccccatgcCTCCCCTCTCCTTGTCCCCAGCCAAAGGCTcctacacaccctccctctcagGGGGAACATTATTTAAAGGCTTTAGAAAGCAGATTGCTGACCCACAAACACAAGCAATTTCCCGCCGTTCTCTGAGGTCATACAATGCTCCCCCCTGTCAGTGGCTGTATTAAACACAATGAGACCCTTTAAGCGTGGGATTAGGAGAGTGGGAGGAGCAATCTGCTCACAATTCAGGGGCAGTGAAGGGTGCTTTGAAGGGCTGGTCAtggcatgcttagtcccctcctgtactccctgttcacccgctGCTGCGCatgactccaaaaccatcattatgtttgaagACCACATCACTGTGGTAATCTTGATCGACAATGACACAGCCTACAAGGTcagagagcatcttgactggctgcatcaccgcttcgTATGGCAACTGCataccaacaagtgctcagtatatctGGGAAACCCTTCAacactgttgaaaaagcattccaggtgaatctggttgagagaatgccaaagcggtcatcaaggcaaagagtgtctactttaaagaatctcaaatatattttgatttgtttaacacttttttggttactacatgatcaatgtgtgttatttcatacttttgaggtcttcactattattatacaatgtagaaaatagtcaaaatttttatttttattttatttttttttattttacctttatttagccaggcaagtcagttaagaacaaattcttattttcaatgacggcctgggaacagtgggttaactgcctgttcaggggcagaacgacagatttgtaccttgccagctcgggggtttgaactcgcaaccttccggttactagtccaacgctctaaccactaggctaccctgccttaGACTCTTtcaaagaaaaacctttgaaagagtaggtgtgtccagacttttgactggtgtgtgtgtgatatacatacacacatgaagtcagaagtttacatacacttaggttggagtcattaaaactcatttttaaaccactccacaaatttcttgtgaacaagctatagttttgggAACAAACTATAGTCagttgggacatctactttgtgcatgacaagttatttttccaacaattgtttacagacagattatttcatttgtaaatcaatgtatcacaattccagtgggtcagaagtttacatggactaagttggctgtgcctgtgacagcttggaaaattggagaaaatgtcatggctttagaagcttctgataaattatgtaaattagcctgagtcaattggaggtgtacctgtggatgcatttcaaggcctactttcaaactcagtgtctctttgcttgacatcatgggaaatctaaagaaatcagccaagacctccctCAGAAATacaattggagacctccacaagtccggttcatccttgggagcaatttccaaacacctgaaggtaccacgttcaactgtacaaacaatagtacgcaagtataaacaccatgggaccaagcagccgtcataccgcacaggaagaagacgtgttctgtctcctagagatgaacgtactttggtgaaaaaagtgaaa from Oncorhynchus clarkii lewisi isolate Uvic-CL-2024 chromosome 30, UVic_Ocla_1.0, whole genome shotgun sequence includes the following:
- the LOC139389475 gene encoding transducin-like enhancer protein 1 isoform X1, which gives rise to MYPQGRHPTPHQAPGQPFKFTIPESLDRIKEEFQFLQAQYHSLKLECEKLASEKTEMQRHYVMYYEMSYGLNIEMHKQTEIAKRLNTICAQVIPFLSQEHQQQVIQAVERAKQVTMGELNSVIGVRVLPGLPPTHQHLSHAHGPHVPLTPHPAGLNPAHLGGGASLLALSSALGAPPHHLVGKEDKKHTAEAEQLREQEPGTSNTLLVADSLRNSDKRRNGPEFPNDTKKRKVEDKDSSHYDSDGEKSDDNLVVDVSNEDPASPHGTPLPSPRENGLDKTRLLKKDPSCSPASTASSASSSSLKSKEMGMRDKPGTPQPKLSTPTHRGDSTPGPSATPTLRPSLSKPPSMELPHPPTLVYSLAAGLRTPLAVSGPYPGPFGMLPHAAMNGELASAGAGYAGLHNMSPQMSAAAAAAVAAYGRSPMAGFDPLPHMRVPGMPPSLSGIPGGKPAYSFHVSADGQMQPVPFPPDALVGPGIPRHARQINTLNHGEVVCAVTISNPTRHVYTGGKGCVKVWDISHPGNKSPVSQLDCLNRDNYIRSCRLLPDGRTLIVGGEASTLSIWDLATPTPRIKAELTSSAPACYALAISPDSKVCFSCCSDGNIAVWDLHNQTLVRQFQGHTDGASCIDISNDGTKLWTGGLDNTVRSWDLREGRQLQQHDFTSQIFSLGYCPTGEWLAVGMESSNVEVLHVTKPDKYQLHLHESCVLSLQFASCGKWFVSTGKDNLLNAWRTPYGASIFQSKESSSVLSCDISVDDKYIVTGSGDKKATVYEVIY
- the LOC139389475 gene encoding transducin-like enhancer protein 1 isoform X2, with protein sequence MYPQGRHPTPHQAPGQPFKFTIPESLDRIKEEFQFLQAQYHSLKLECEKLASEKTEMQRHYVMYYEMSYGLNIEMHKQTEIAKRLNTICAQVIPFLSQEHQQQVIQAVERAKQVTMGELNSVIGVRVLPGLPPTHQHLSHAHGPHVPLTPHPAGLNPAHLGGGASLLALSSALGAPPHHLVGKEDKKHTAEAEQLREQEPGTSNTLLVADSLRNSDKRRNGPEFPNDTKKRKVEDKDSSHYDSDGEKSDDNLVVDVSNEDPASPHGTPLPSPRENGLDKTRLLKKDPSCSPASTASSASSSSLKSKEMGMRDKPGTPQPKLSTPTHRGDSTPGPSATPTLRPSLSKPPSMELPHPPTAGLRTPLAVSGPYPGPFGMLPHAAMNGELASAGAGYAGLHNMSPQMSAAAAAAVAAYGRSPMAGFDPLPHMRVPGMPPSLSGIPGGKPAYSFHVSADGQMQPVPFPPDALVGPGIPRHARQINTLNHGEVVCAVTISNPTRHVYTGGKGCVKVWDISHPGNKSPVSQLDCLNRDNYIRSCRLLPDGRTLIVGGEASTLSIWDLATPTPRIKAELTSSAPACYALAISPDSKVCFSCCSDGNIAVWDLHNQTLVRQFQGHTDGASCIDISNDGTKLWTGGLDNTVRSWDLREGRQLQQHDFTSQIFSLGYCPTGEWLAVGMESSNVEVLHVTKPDKYQLHLHESCVLSLQFASCGKWFVSTGKDNLLNAWRTPYGASIFQSKESSSVLSCDISVDDKYIVTGSGDKKATVYEVIY